The Gordonia terrae genome contains the following window.
CACCCGTGACTATTCGAGCGAGCTCAACGGTGTAGAAGCTGGGAGCGCCGCTGAAAGCAGCATTCTGTCCCAGCGAGCCGACCGAGCGACTGAGGCCACGAACGCAATGCTGTCCCTGCAAGGTCTCGCAGATCAGATGGGGGAGGACGACCGCAACGGTGCTCGCGCGCTCGCCATGGCGTTTGCCGGCGCCGACGCACACGCGCCCGTGACTTCGGCCTATTCACCCCAAACCGCCAAGGCCGACTGGCTCGCCATCATGCAGGGAACGGCTACCGACGAACAGCGCGAGCGTTTCGCTCGCGCGACACAGCTGACGCCCGAGCAGCGCGGCGCGTTGGCCCGCGGGGACTATGCAGTGATCGCCAAGGAGCAACTCGATTACCTCAAGGCGTTCTATGAGGCGTCGGAGGGCGGAGTCGTGGGGCTGCCGCGCGGTCTGGACGCGCAGGCAACCTTCGGAGATCGCTTCGGGAGCGCGGAGTCGGACGTGCTGAAACGGCAATTCGCTGACGGCCTCTACCTTCTCGGCAATCCCCGGGTGCGGACAGAGCAGCGACTCGAGCCGGGTTTCCTCGCTGGACCATTGCAGACCCTGGGCCTCACACCGCCGCAGAGGTTTGTGACCGGGGGCGTGAATGAGCTGCCCGCATCGGTCAAGGACCTGCTGACAAAGTCGGCGGTGTCGGAGCGGGATGTGTCGAGATCGATGACCTTGACCGGTCATTACGCCGACATCGAGAAGTACCACGAACTTCAGAAGTTGATGGATATCCTCGACCATCGGTCGATCGAGCCGGGACAAAGCAACCAACTCGGCAGTGACATCGACCGCGCCCTGATTTCGCGTGCCAGCGAGATCGCGGGGGGAGGAAATGGCAAGGATGCCTACAGCATCGGCGACGATGAGATCGCGCACGGCGATGTCGAGAAGCTTCTACGAAGAATGGTTGACAACGCGGGCGGCGACCACATCGCTGTCCACGACGCGCTCATGGGCCGTCACGGTAGTGCGGCTCCGCTGGGTTCCATGCCCGAGGTCTTCGACCTGAACGGGAGAGCAAGCTCGTACGACGCTTCTGATGCGATGCGAAATCTGCTCACCTTCGATTGGTCGGATCAAGTCGACGCAAACGGAGTGGGAGTCGGCAGCAACGGGGTGAACAAACTGTTCAACTGGATGCCCGATGCCGCGATTCCGCACGATGGGAGTCTAGAGGCGATCGCCGAAAGTGAGCGAGCTGGTCATGTTGCGAGCGAGCTTGCACGAATATTCGCGGAGAACAGGACCGAACTCGTCGACATCGGTGACGACAAGCTCGCGATCGGCGAACTCAATCCCGAACTCACGCAGACCCTTGCCAAAGCTATCGCTCCATATACTCCGGAACTGGCCGGTGCGGATCCGGACATCTTTGGGACTTTGGGCACGTCATCTCTGGATTCCGCCTACGAGCTGAAATCGGTGTTTCAGGTCCTTGACTCGGATCCGGTAGCAGGGCGGATTTTCAACTCGATGGCAGCGATCCAAGTCGACCACATCCAGGAACTCTTCGGTGCAGATCCGACACGAGCATCGCTCGGTACTCTCGCAGGTCGAATCGAGGGTGCGATGACTGGGGGAATGCAGGCGCAGATCGACAACGATACGGAGGACAGTCGAAGCCACGCTGTCAAGGCCTATACCGAGCATGGTGCGATGTACGACAGCGGCAAGGCGTTGGTTTCGGCAGTGCCGGGCCTCGGCCCAATCGTGAAAGCCATTCTCGACGTGTCCGCGCCAGAGGCAAAGCTAGAGTTTGTGGGGCTCCCACCTGGGCAGGGCACCGGCAATGCGGAGCTGTCAGCTCTCGACAACCAAGTCTTCAAGACCACGTCGACAGAGGCTCAATACGTCCAGATGTTGGAGGGCCATCTCCGTGCACATCCCGATCTCGTTGACGACCCGAGTTTCCGACGAATGTTCACGGGCCAGGACGAAGCGTTCTTCGAAGGGGTGCGAGCAACCGGCAGATTCCCGGCAGACGTGAACCTGGCCAAGGTTCCAGAATTCATGTTGAACCTCCCGGGCGCCGAGATCGACAACTACAGCACCCTGTACGACCCGCAATTCGACCGTGCCAGGACAGCGACCGAGCATCGGGAGGGTTGGTGACTGTGGTCGTTCCACCACGCGCAGCCAGAACCGTCGTCGGGTTGTTCCTGGTCCTGGCAGTGCTTGTCACGTCAACCGGGTGTGGTCCCAACGATCCGCCTCTCCGGGAGTCGTCGTCGGTGGCATCGTCGGCGGATCATCTGCCGCCGCGGTACGACGTCACCTTCCGTTGGGCGCCGACCGATGTCGTCGACCTGCATGAACCGACGGGCACCTTCGTGCGGGCCTTCGTCGAATCGTTTGAGTTGGCGTTCGCCGGTCGATCTCCGGAGTGGGGCTATCCGGGGTTCAGGGAGGCTGCACCGGCGGACATCGACTCCCTCGTCGCTGGTCGGCTCGTGTCCCCGAGCTACTCGACGGACCTGGCCGGCACGTACTTCTTTCGTCCTCTCCGGCGCGAGGACGACGGGTTGTTCACGACCATGGTCCTGTGTCGCAGTGAGATTCAATCCGTGCGCAGGAATCCCGAGGCTCCTGCACGCGAATGGCAGAATACGAGCTACCCGCGTTGGACCTTCCCCGCTGTCATCGTATTCGAACGCGCGCCTGGCGCTGTCCCGGCGGCCGACCGAGGTGGGGGAGCAAGAGGTGCCACCCGAGATGTGTTCGGCGCGTGGCGCGTTGTCGACTACATTCGGCAATCGGTCGGGGGTACGCGCTATATCGACGATGAGGCGGAGTGCGACCGAATCGGGAGGAACGCTGAAATTCCACAACAGCCGGACAGTTTCGGGCCGCGACCGTGGCCGGTGATGAAGCCGTCGCCCGGTTGGCGGGTCCATCCGTCGGTATGAAGCTGACGACCGTGGCGTCGTCGATCACGACGAAGTCCGCGACGGCGATTGTCATTGTGCTGCTCCGTGTTCCACGAGGTTGGCGAGTGCGGCGGTGACCGAACCCCAGCCGTCGTAGAAACCGAGCTCGTCATGGCGGTCACGATCGGACGGGCTGCGATGGCGCACCACGACGCTGTACTCGGTTCCGTCCGCGTGCTCGGCGAATGTGACCTCGGCGGTCATGGGAACCGGCGACGGTTCGGCGGGACGCCACGAACTGTCGACGGCGTTGGTGAACACCAGGCGCTCGTGCGCATCCACGACCAGGAAGACGGCGTTCATGTGCGGGACGAAAGTGGTTCCGTCGTCGCTCATCCTGGTCACGAGCGCACCGCCGGGCTCGGGTTCGAGGCGGTCGACGCGGGTGACCGTCGGGGCCGGAGTCCACCACTTGGCGAACTGCTCCGGTCGGGTCCAGGCATCCCAGATCCGTTGTCGCGGAGCGCGGATCACCCGGTGCAGCGTGAGGTCGAGTTCGGGGTCGATCATGGTGTCTCCTCGGTGTCGGTGACGAAGTGCTCGAGACGGTCGGTGCGTTCGGTCCACACGGTGCGTTGGTGTTCGAGCCACGTGGACAGACGGCGCATACGGCGCCTGTCGAGGGTGCACATCCGCGTGCGTCCGACCTTCTTGGTCAAGACGAGCCCGCTGTCCTCCAGAACGCGGAGATGCTTCATGAACGACGGCAGGGTGATGGGGAACGGGTCAGCGAGCTCGCCGACACTCGCGGGTCCACGCCCTAGTCGTTCGACGACGGCGCGACGCGTCGGGTCGGACAGGGCGCCGAAGATGTCGTCCAGTGGAGTAGGACCATGTGCCATGTGGCTAAGTGTTGCAGGATCGTTCACTGAACTCAACGGCTAAGTGAAAGAGATTGCTCGGAGCTGTGTAAAGATGCTCCCAAACAGCGCATATCCAGGTAATATCGAATGTATGTACGAGGCACCTCCGGACACAAAATGCGCCGGCTCTGATCGGGTCGAGATCAACAAGCTCGGCGCCGACCTCACCCACGCTGCCAACGTCCTACGAAATACCTCGTCAGCGATCGGCCCGAATCGCACCACGGCGCTGCTTCGCGCGCTCGGACTGGAACGGGACAAGTTCAGCGTTGCCGACGACTGGACTGTACGAGACACCCGGGACTATGCGGCCGAGCTCAAGGGCGTGGAGGCGGGGAGCGCGACCGAAAGTGCGATTCTCGCCGACCAGGCGTCGCGTTCTGAAGAAGCCAAAACGGCCACCCTCTCGCTTCAGTCACTGGCAGACCAGATGGGTGAGGACGATCGCAATGGGGCGCGAGTGCTCGCGACGGCCTTCGGGGACGCGGAGGGCAATGCGCCGTTGGCGTCGAGCTACTCACCGGGCCAGGCCAGTATCGATGTCCAAGCCATCATGAGTGGGACCGCCACGAGGGAGCAGAAGGATCGGTTCTTCAGCGCGACCAGCCTGACCCCGGAACAGCGTGCAGCGCTGGCCCGCGGAGATTTTGCGGTCATTCCCAAGGAGCAGTTCGACTACCTGAAGGCGATCTATACGCCGAACTGGGGTGGCGGTCCCGAAGGGCACCCACTGTCCCTCGGCGCCTTGGTGTCGTTCGGCGACAAGTACACCGGCGCTGAGCGAGAAACTCTGAAGCAGAGTCTCGCTGACGGTGTGTACATGCTCGGGAACCGCAACCTGCGGACCGGGCAGACCGACTCGAATGTGTTTGCCGAGATCTGGGGGACTCAAGCACCATTCGTGACCGGCGGGATGAGTCAGCTCCCGACGCCGATCCGAGACGCGCTGACCGAATCTGCTGCGAGTAAGGGGCGGCTGACGGTTCCGGACTCAGGCGCGCACTCCGGCGGCCACAGGTCCGTCACCGATCTGAAGACCTTCGACGACCTCAAGTCGGTGATGGACATCTTGGAACATCGCTCGGTCGATCCGGCAGGTGGAGTGTACGGTTCGGAGTCCGTGCAGTTGGGAAGCGACGTCGACCGGGCATTGATCGCGAGAGCCAGTGAGATCGCAGGTGCAGGTGCCACTGAATATGCCTCCAATCCGGGCCTGTTGGATCACAATCTCGTCGGTAAGGGCGAAGTCGAAAGTCTCCTGGTTCACATGCTCGGGGTCGCGGGCAGTGATCACATCGCGGTACACGACGCAGTGATGTCGGCAACCGGCAATCCGTCCAGCAGCACGATGCCGACCACGTTCGATATGGACGGCACCGAGCGGTCATTCAAGGATGCCGAAGCCCTCAAGCATCTACTGACGTTCGATTGGACCGATGAGGCGGGGCATGAGAGCGACGGCATCAACAAACTCTTCAACTGGATGCCAGGCGTCGCCAACACGCCAGATCACGCAACTGCGGAACAGATGGCCGACAGTGTTAGGTCGGGCGAGGTCGCCAGCGCTTTGGCTCGATTCATAGCGGACAACAAGGTTGACTTCGCAGACGTTAACGGCTCACCGGAATCTCTTGGCGCGCTGAACCCTGAACTCACGCGAACCTTGGCTTCGGCCGTCGCGCCGTACTTGGCCGAACTCGGAGGCGCAGATTCCGATATATTCGAGACTCGAGGCGTTGTGCCTCTCGATGACGCATATGACTTCAAGGCGCTGTTCCATATTCTGGATACAGACCCGGATGCAGGACGAATAATCAACACGAATGCCATGCTGCAGGCGAGTGCACTAGAACAGATATTCGGAGCCGACGCGACTCGTGCCGGGTTGGGCGAGGTTGTGGGGCGGTTGCATGGCGCGATGACCGGTGGATTGAACGAGATGCTCGACGAGGATGTCGCCGACAAACGTTATGAGGCCGCACGTGATTATGCCCTACACGGTGCTGCATTCGATTCAGTGAAGTCATTGGGGCTCGCGGCCCCCAACCTGAATCCGCTCTTCAAAACGTTCGTAGATGTTGCTTCGCCGTCGCTTAAGCTGGGCGTGGTCGGGATGCCGCCGAATCCGGACGATATCAGCCCAGATGTCCAGTTCAACGAGGTTCGCGCAAGCGTTTTCAGAGGGACTAATCTGGATTCGGTCTATCAAGGACTGCTTGAGGGATATATACGAAGTAACCCCAGCTTCTTAAATAGCCTAGAAATGCGCGATATTTATGGCGACCGAATGGATGACCCGGAGTTTGTCGAAAATCTACGACGCAACGGGCTCGTTGAGGGTGGCGACACAAAGAAGATCAATTCTGTGGTGCAAGGCATATTCGGTGACCGGGACAACGATTTCCTGAACGAGTACGAGAATCAGCTGAACAGGTTGAAGGATCCCAAGCTCCCGAAGGGTGCTGGGTGGTGAGGAATCTGCTACTGCGTGGTGGCAGGGCATTTCTGGTGATACTTACGGTGCTTGCGCTGACCTCGTGCGTCGGAGCCAGTAACAACCAGGACAGAGAGGCGTCCCCTGGTAGTGCCACTCGAGATGAGGGCCTACCGTCCGGTTTCGACGTCACCTTCCGATGGCCAGCGAATGACCGCTTCGATCCGATGAGTGCGGAGGGTACGTTCATTCGGGCATACGTGGAGTCGTTTTACTTGGCGCAGGAGGGGCAGTCGTTGTCGTGGGCGTATCCCGGTTTCGTGGACGCTTCGCCCTCAGATACCGAGGCCAAGATGCGGGCTCTGCCGAGTCAGAGTGCATCGTCGAAACTGGTGGGGACGTCAACCTTTAGTGTGCTGAGCCGTCTGCAGCGAGGATACCGCACTCGTGTTGTGCTGTGCGAGTTCGGTTATCACTCCTCTGTCGATAGCTCAGGGGCGAAACGCTGGCGAACTCATCCAAAAAGCAGTCTGGCTTCGATAATCGAATTCTCTAGATTGGGGCAGGCCCCGCCGGCAGGGCAGCGCGGGATTGCACGAAGGCCGGACAGTGATGTGTTCGGTGACTGGAAAGTCGACGACTTTGAGTTTCTCGCTTCCGCGGGCGGGTTCCCCGAGGAAGCCGAAGGGTGCAATGCCGAGCCGCTCCCTGCAGGAGTGCCCGCGGAGGCTGAGGTCCGCGGCAGCGGACCCGTGCCGCGCTCTCCGCAGCCCCAGGATCCTGGCTGGCCCGTAGGCTCGGCACTGTGACTGTGTTCATCGCCGGGTCCCGGAGGATCACGCCCGAACTCTGCTGACTTCCAGGTCCGGAGTGGCGAAGTCGTGAAAGGTCGGGACTTCCGTGGACCCGGCCCGACCGCTATACGTCCGTACGAACCCCGCGCCCTACACTTGTCGACCATGTGCACCGCTGGCACCGCGCCCATGATCGCCCCGTCCATCCTCTCCGCGGACTTCGCGAACCTCGCGGCCGAGGCCGCTGCCGTGGCGCGGCCGGGCGAGACCCGCGCCGATTGGTTGCACGTCGATGTCATGGACGCGCACTTCGTGCCGAACCTGACCCTGGGACTCCCCATCGTCGAGAGCCTGCTGAAGGCCACCGACATCCCGCTCGACTGCCATCTGATGATCGAGAACCCGGAGCGCTGGGCGCCGCCGTATGCCGAGGCCGGCGCGCACAACGTCACCTTCCACGCCGAGGCCACCGAGAACCCGATCGGCGTCGCCCGTGACATCCGCGCGGCGGGGGCGAAGGCGGGGCTCTCGATCAAGCCGGGAACCGCGCTGGAGCCGTACCTGGAGATCCTGCGCGACTTCGACACCCTGCTGATCATGAGCGTCGAACCGGGCTTCGGTGGTCAGAAGTTCATTCCGGAGGTCCTCGAGAAGGCCCGCGCCATCCGGAAATTCATCGACTCCGAGGATCTGCGGCTCCTCGTCGAGATCGACGGTGGCATCAATGCGGACACGATCGAAGAGGCCGCCGAGGCCGGCATCGACTGCTTCGTCGCCGGATCGGCCGTCTACGGTGCGGACGACCCCGGACAGGCCGTCGCCGCGCTCCGCGAATCGGCTGCCGCCGCTCGGGCTCAGAGCCAGGTCTGACCCGATGGACATCGCCGCCGCCATGGAACGCGCGATCAGCGCGTCCCGGGAGGCGATGGGGATCAGCTCACCGAACCCGCCCGTCGGCGCGATCATCCTCGCCGCCGACGGCTCTGTCGTTGGCGTCGGGTCGACCCAACAACCCGGCGGACCGCACGCCGAGGTGATGGCACTACGAGCCGCGGGCGACGCCGCGCGCGGCGGCACCGCGATCGTCACCCTCGAACCGTGCAACCACACCGGTCGGACCGGCCCGTGCGCGCATGCCCTCGTCGAGGCGGGCATCGCCGAGGTCCAC
Protein-coding sequences here:
- a CDS encoding SRPBCC domain-containing protein — translated: MIDPELDLTLHRVIRAPRQRIWDAWTRPEQFAKWWTPAPTVTRVDRLEPEPGGALVTRMSDDGTTFVPHMNAVFLVVDAHERLVFTNAVDSSWRPAEPSPVPMTAEVTFAEHADGTEYSVVVRHRSPSDRDRHDELGFYDGWGSVTAALANLVEHGAAQ
- a CDS encoding ArsR/SmtB family transcription factor, with the protein product MAHGPTPLDDIFGALSDPTRRAVVERLGRGPASVGELADPFPITLPSFMKHLRVLEDSGLVLTKKVGRTRMCTLDRRRMRRLSTWLEHQRTVWTERTDRLEHFVTDTEETP
- the rpe gene encoding ribulose-phosphate 3-epimerase, whose protein sequence is MCTAGTAPMIAPSILSADFANLAAEAAAVARPGETRADWLHVDVMDAHFVPNLTLGLPIVESLLKATDIPLDCHLMIENPERWAPPYAEAGAHNVTFHAEATENPIGVARDIRAAGAKAGLSIKPGTALEPYLEILRDFDTLLIMSVEPGFGGQKFIPEVLEKARAIRKFIDSEDLRLLVEIDGGINADTIEEAAEAGIDCFVAGSAVYGADDPGQAVAALRESAAAARAQSQV